In Nitrobacteraceae bacterium AZCC 1564, the following proteins share a genomic window:
- a CDS encoding hypothetical protein (product_source=Hypo-rule applied; superfamily=52038) has product MSLSAWWDYLRHWLRPEPDTIPDHPHDGEDHSTMADLARLLDEEDARRPG; this is encoded by the coding sequence ATGAGTCTATCTGCATGGTGGGACTATTTGCGGCATTGGCTCCGCCCGGAACCCGATACCATTCCCGATCATCCGCACGATGGCGAAGATCACTCCACGATGGCTGATCTTGCACGGCTGCTCGATGAAGAAGATGCTCGGAGACCGGGCTGA
- a CDS encoding glycine dehydrogenase (product_source=KO:K00281; cath_funfam=3.40.640.10,3.90.1150.10; cog=COG1003; ko=KO:K00281; pfam=PF02347; superfamily=53383; tigrfam=TIGR00461) has translation MTAHRKAAEPAVDFVRRHIGPSPRDIDAMLETVGVSSLSALMSETLPSSIRQKAPLDLGTPLSETGALAHMRDIAARNQVVTTLIGQGYSGTIMPAVIQRNILENPAWYTAYTPYQPEISQGRLEALFNFQTMICDLTGLDVANASLLDEGTAAAEAMALAERASSVKTKTFFVDHEVHPQTLAVLRTRAEPLGWSLIVGDPAQDLDKADVFGALFQYPGTHGALHDPRAAIAALKAKGGLSVIAADPLALTLVTSPGELGADIAIGSTQRFGVPMGYGGPHAAYMAVKDALKRSLPGRIVGLSVDSRGQPAYRLALQTREQHIRREKATSNICTAQVLLAVIASMYAVYHGPEGLTHIARTVHRRTSVLAAGLKNLGFEPHHAAYFDTVTVTVDGDRHDIIARAAHEKINLRLNGATVSIALDETTTPDIVEAVWRVFGGKFAYADVEGETREALPSELKRTSAFLTHPVFHSHRSETELLRYMRKLSDRDLALDRAMIPLGSCTMKLNATTEMIPVTWPEFGNLHPFAPKEQAAGYHSMFAELEKWLVDITGYDAVSLQPNSGAQGEYAGLLAIRAYHYSRGEPHRKVCLIPSSAHGTNPASASMVGMDVVVVACDARGDVDVEDLRKKAAQHASNLAAVMITYPSTHGVFEEHIREICDIVHGHGGQVYLDGANMNAQVGLARPGDYGADVSHLNLHKTFCIPHGGGGPGMGPIGVKAHLAPFLPADITSGDKAVIGPVSAAPYGSASILVISYIYILMMGGEGLTRATEVAILNANYIANRLDPHFPVLYRNAKGRVAHECIIDPRGLKTSSGVTVDDIAKRLIDYGFHAPTMSFPVPGTLMIEPTESESKAELDRFCDAMIAIRREIADVENGRWSIEASPLRHAPHTVHDIADDNWSRPYSRVEGCFPAGTSRNDKYWSPVGRVDNVYGDRNLVCSCPPMTDYAQAAE, from the coding sequence ATGACTGCGCATCGCAAAGCCGCCGAGCCCGCTGTCGATTTTGTCCGGCGTCACATTGGCCCCTCGCCGCGCGACATCGATGCCATGTTGGAGACCGTTGGCGTCTCGAGTTTGAGTGCGCTGATGAGCGAGACCCTGCCGTCGTCCATCCGCCAGAAAGCACCACTCGATCTCGGGACACCACTCAGCGAGACCGGCGCACTGGCGCATATGCGTGACATTGCGGCACGCAATCAGGTGGTCACAACGCTGATCGGCCAAGGATATTCCGGCACGATCATGCCCGCTGTGATCCAGCGCAACATTCTGGAAAATCCCGCGTGGTACACGGCTTACACGCCGTACCAGCCGGAAATCAGCCAGGGCCGCCTGGAGGCGCTGTTCAACTTCCAGACCATGATCTGTGATCTGACCGGCCTTGATGTAGCGAATGCATCGCTGCTCGATGAAGGCACTGCCGCGGCAGAAGCGATGGCTCTGGCCGAACGCGCGTCGTCCGTGAAAACAAAAACATTCTTCGTCGATCACGAAGTCCATCCGCAGACGCTCGCGGTGCTGCGTACCCGTGCCGAGCCGCTCGGCTGGTCGCTCATTGTCGGCGATCCAGCGCAGGATCTCGATAAGGCCGATGTCTTTGGCGCGTTGTTTCAGTATCCGGGCACACATGGCGCGTTGCACGATCCGCGCGCGGCCATTGCTGCATTGAAGGCGAAGGGCGGCCTCTCTGTCATCGCCGCGGATCCGCTGGCGCTGACGCTGGTGACGTCGCCGGGCGAACTTGGAGCCGACATCGCAATCGGATCGACGCAACGCTTCGGCGTACCGATGGGATATGGCGGACCGCACGCAGCTTACATGGCAGTGAAAGATGCCTTGAAGCGGTCGCTCCCTGGGCGCATTGTGGGATTGTCTGTGGATTCACGCGGACAGCCGGCCTACCGGCTCGCCCTGCAAACGCGTGAACAGCACATCCGCCGCGAGAAAGCGACCTCGAATATCTGCACGGCACAGGTGCTGCTCGCGGTGATCGCGTCGATGTACGCGGTCTACCATGGCCCGGAGGGACTGACGCATATCGCGCGCACCGTGCATCGGCGAACGTCGGTGCTTGCTGCCGGACTGAAGAATCTCGGCTTTGAACCGCACCACGCAGCCTATTTCGATACGGTCACAGTGACTGTCGACGGCGACCGGCATGACATCATCGCCCGGGCCGCTCATGAGAAAATCAATCTGCGGCTCAACGGGGCGACCGTCAGCATCGCGCTGGATGAAACCACAACGCCCGACATCGTCGAAGCAGTGTGGCGCGTGTTCGGCGGCAAGTTTGCCTATGCCGACGTTGAGGGCGAGACCCGCGAGGCGCTGCCAAGCGAGCTCAAGCGCACAAGCGCGTTCCTCACCCATCCGGTCTTCCACAGCCATCGCTCCGAGACCGAATTGCTGCGTTATATGCGTAAACTTTCGGACCGTGATCTGGCGCTCGACCGCGCTATGATCCCGCTCGGCTCCTGCACCATGAAGCTGAATGCCACCACCGAAATGATTCCGGTGACGTGGCCGGAATTCGGCAATCTGCACCCGTTCGCCCCCAAAGAGCAGGCGGCGGGCTATCACTCTATGTTTGCCGAGCTTGAAAAATGGTTGGTGGACATCACCGGTTATGACGCTGTCTCGTTGCAGCCAAACTCAGGCGCCCAGGGCGAATATGCCGGCCTCCTCGCCATTCGCGCCTATCATTATTCCCGCGGCGAGCCGCATCGCAAGGTATGCCTCATTCCTTCATCCGCCCACGGCACCAACCCGGCATCGGCCAGCATGGTTGGCATGGATGTCGTCGTTGTCGCCTGTGACGCGCGCGGCGATGTGGACGTCGAGGATCTCCGCAAGAAGGCTGCGCAGCACGCGAGCAACCTTGCCGCGGTGATGATCACCTACCCGTCGACGCATGGCGTGTTCGAAGAGCACATTCGCGAGATCTGCGACATCGTTCACGGTCATGGCGGACAGGTTTATCTAGACGGTGCCAACATGAACGCGCAGGTTGGATTGGCCCGGCCGGGTGATTACGGTGCGGATGTCAGCCATCTCAATCTGCACAAAACCTTCTGCATTCCACACGGCGGCGGTGGCCCGGGCATGGGCCCAATCGGCGTCAAGGCACATCTCGCCCCGTTCCTGCCGGCAGACATCACCAGCGGCGACAAGGCGGTGATCGGTCCCGTCAGTGCTGCGCCCTATGGGTCGGCATCAATCCTGGTGATCTCATACATCTACATTCTGATGATGGGTGGTGAAGGTTTGACGCGTGCGACCGAGGTCGCGATCCTGAATGCGAACTACATTGCCAATCGGCTGGATCCGCATTTTCCGGTTCTCTATCGCAACGCCAAGGGCCGCGTGGCACACGAATGCATCATCGATCCGCGCGGGCTCAAGACTTCGAGCGGCGTGACCGTTGACGATATCGCCAAGCGCCTGATCGATTACGGATTCCATGCGCCGACCATGAGCTTCCCCGTTCCGGGAACGCTCATGATCGAGCCGACGGAATCGGAATCGAAGGCCGAGCTCGATCGCTTCTGCGACGCTATGATCGCGATCCGCCGCGAGATCGCGGATGTAGAGAATGGTCGCTGGAGCATTGAGGCATCTCCATTGCGACACGCGCCTCATACGGTGCACGACATTGCAGACGACAACTGGTCGCGGCCCTACTCCCGCGTCGAGGGCTGCTTCCCAGCCGGAACGTCGCGCAACGACAAGTACTGGAGCCCCGTCGGACGGGTGGACAATGTCTATGGCGACCGCAACTTGGTCTGCTCGTGCCCGCCAATGACAGACTATGCTCAGGCAGCGGAGTAA
- a CDS encoding hypothetical protein (product_source=Hypo-rule applied), translated as MELRGRSSRLAPEGRIRCIDLGKNSGDSADLIDYEEGRKEHIANMEQMGYIKSIGSILIPVRRPGKPDVKPVCPAGESRT; from the coding sequence ATGGAATTAAGAGGACGAAGTTCACGGTTGGCTCCCGAGGGGCGGATCCGCTGCATTGATCTCGGAAAAAACAGTGGAGATTCAGCGGATTTAATCGACTATGAGGAGGGGAGAAAAGAACATATTGCGAACATGGAACAAATGGGGTACATTAAGTCTATCGGATCGATCCTGATTCCGGTCCGCCGCCCAGGGAAGCCTGACGTGAAGCCTGTTTGTCCGGCCGGCGAATCCCGTACATAA
- a CDS encoding recombination protein RecA (product_source=KO:K03553; cath_funfam=3.40.50.300; cog=COG0468; ko=KO:K03553; pfam=PF00154; smart=SM00382; superfamily=52540,54752; tigrfam=TIGR02012) — MAPAALRIVEGSSMDKSKALSAALSQIERQFGKGSVMKLGKADRSMDIEVISSGSLGLDIALGVGGLPKGRIVEIYGPESSGKTTLALHCVAEAQRKGGICAFVDAEHALDPVYARKLGVNVDELLISQPDHGEQALEIADTLVRSGAVDVLIIDSVAALVPRAELEGEMGDALPGLQARLMSQALRKLTASINKSNTMVIFINQIRMKIGVMYGSPETTTGGNALKFYASVRLDIRRVGQIKERDEVVGNSTRVKVVKNKLAPPFKQVEFDIMYGEGVSKMGEILDLGVKAGIVEKSGAWFSYDSQRLGQGRENAKAFLKANPDMTAKIEASIRQNSGLIAEQILAGLPESDADGDEPAED; from the coding sequence ATGGCCCCCGCCGCCCTGCGTATCGTTGAAGGATCGTCCATGGACAAAAGCAAAGCTCTGTCCGCTGCGCTCTCGCAAATTGAGCGCCAATTCGGCAAAGGCTCCGTGATGAAGCTCGGCAAGGCCGATCGCTCCATGGATATCGAGGTGATCTCCTCGGGTTCGCTGGGGCTCGATATCGCGCTTGGTGTCGGTGGTCTGCCGAAGGGGCGTATTGTTGAAATCTACGGGCCGGAATCTTCGGGCAAGACCACCTTGGCCCTTCACTGCGTGGCCGAAGCCCAGAGAAAAGGCGGTATCTGCGCCTTTGTCGACGCTGAACATGCACTGGACCCGGTTTATGCCCGCAAGCTCGGCGTCAATGTCGATGAGTTGCTGATCTCGCAGCCGGACCACGGCGAGCAGGCGCTTGAAATCGCGGATACGCTGGTTCGTTCCGGCGCGGTTGATGTGCTTATCATTGACTCAGTGGCGGCTCTGGTGCCGCGCGCTGAGCTCGAAGGTGAGATGGGTGATGCGCTGCCTGGTCTTCAGGCACGCTTGATGTCGCAGGCGCTGCGCAAGCTGACGGCCTCCATCAATAAATCCAACACCATGGTGATCTTCATCAACCAGATCCGCATGAAGATCGGTGTGATGTACGGTTCGCCGGAAACCACCACGGGCGGCAATGCGCTGAAATTCTATGCGTCTGTTCGTCTCGACATTCGTCGCGTCGGCCAGATCAAGGAGCGTGACGAAGTCGTGGGTAACTCGACCCGCGTCAAGGTGGTGAAGAACAAGCTGGCGCCGCCGTTCAAGCAGGTCGAATTTGACATCATGTACGGCGAAGGCGTCTCCAAGATGGGCGAGATCCTCGACCTCGGCGTCAAGGCCGGCATTGTCGAAAAGTCTGGCGCCTGGTTCTCCTATGACAGCCAGCGCCTGGGGCAGGGCCGCGAAAACGCCAAGGCATTTCTGAAAGCCAATCCGGATATGACGGCGAAGATCGAAGCGTCGATCCGTCAGAATTCGGGACTGATCGCTGAGCAGATCCTGGCAGGGTTGCCTGAAAGCGATGCCGATGGCGACGAGCCGGCGGAAGATTAA